In Blastococcus saxobsidens DD2, the genomic stretch CACGAGGGCGACGCGGCCGACGAGGTGCTGCGGGTGGCCCGCGAGGTCGACGCGTCGGTGATCGTGATCGGGCTGCGGAAGCGCTCCCCCGTCGGCAAGCTGCTGATGGGCAGCAGCGCGCAGCGCATCCTGCTGGCCGCCGACCGGCCGGTCCTCGCCGTCAAGCCCTGACGACCGCGGCGCGGCGACCGCCCGTCAGCTTCCCCACCGCAGGGCGAGGATGACCGTGTCGTCGCGCCCGCCGTCGTCGATCGGCAGCTGCATGAGCCGGTCGAGGACGGCGGGCAGCGGCCGCCCGACCGCCGCCACCGCAGCGGTCCGCAGGCGTTCCAGCCCGGTGTCGACGTCCTCCCCACGGCGTTCCACCGCACCGTCGGTGAAGGCGAGGAGCGTCGCGGGGCCCGCGACCCGCGTCTCGGTCACCGCCGGCACATCGGTCGCCACCCCGACGGGCGGACCGACCCGGCAGTCCAGGTACTCCGCTCGGGAACCGCTGATCAGCAGCGGGGGGAAGTGCCCGGCGGAGGCGATCCGGACGACGCCCTCGGCCGGGTCGAGCTCCCCGAGCAGGACCGTGGCGAACTGGTGGTCGACGTGGACGTCGAGGAGCCCGCCGAGCTTGTGCATGACCGTCGCGATGTCGTCCCCCTGGGCCACGTAGGCGCGCACCGCGAACCGCAGGGAGGCCATGGTGGTCGCGGCCGGCAGCCCCTGGCCGGAGATGTCCCCCACGACGAAGACCCACCGCCCTGCGGGGCCGGGGATCACGTCGTACCAGTCGCCCCCGACCTCCAGCTCGTCGGCACCGGCGACGTAGCGGGCCGCGAGCTCCAGACCCTCCACGCGGGGCACCTCGGGCAGCAGCGCGTGCTGCAGGGTGCCGGCGATGCCCCGCTGGCGCCGGTAGAGCTCCGCGTTGTCGGCGGCCAGCCGTTCGGCGACCGCCCGGCGCCGGGACAGGATCTCCACGATCGTCCCGCCCCCGACGGCGAGCGCCCCGCCGACGCCGAGCACGATCCACGGCAGCGCCGCCGACAGCGGTCCGGTGAGCGAGGAGCGCGACGCCGCGACGACGGTGAGTTCGCCGTCCCCGAAGGGCACCCGCCGGGTGGCCGTGTCTCCCTCGATCGGCAGCGGTGCGGTGGTCTGCACCAACTGCTCCGGCGACGTCGTCCGCCCCAGGAACACGGCGAGGTCCAGACCGCTGTACGCATCGCCCGCTGGCACCGACACCCGGCGGTTCAGCGGCACCTCGGCGTGGACGACCAGCCCCCCGGTGTTGCCCGGCCTCAGCGCGTAGGCCAGCCGCGGCTCCGGCCCGTCGAGGATCCCGGCGACGCTCAGCTGACCGGCCGGCTCCAGGCCGGTGAAGAAGGACGTCGCCTCGTCGCCCGCCAGCAACGGAGCGGGGCCGTGCACGGCGACCTGCTCGACCTGGTTCCCGCTGACCCGCCACAGCGACAAGGACAGTTCCGGCGGAGAGACCGTTGCGGCCGCGAAGCGCGTGAACGGGCCGGGTTCGCCGGCGGTGGCGGCGGCGACCTGCCCGGCGTCGGCCATCTGGGTCTGGAGGACCGCTACCTGCGCCGACAGCAGGGTGGCGATCTCGGCGATCTGCTGCTCGAGCAGCCGCTCGTTGTTGCTGGCGTTGACGGCCGAGGTCACCCAGGCCAGGCCCAAGGTCAGCAACAGCACCACGACCGCGACGGCGACGCTCAGCCGCCGTGGCAGGCTCCGGGATCGGCGGCGCCGGTCCGGTGCCGTGCCGGCTCCGCGGGTCACCCGGGGGCCGGCGCCGGACGGGGATACCGGTGCGGCGGCGCCGACCGGCGCCGCTGTCACAGGTGCCGGCGACGTCGCCACGGGGGCCGCCGCGGAGCCGGTCTCGCCGGTGAAGTCCGCCCGCGCCCACACGACCTTGCGCCCGTCCCCGTCCGCCGTCCACCCGTGCGCACCGGCGATCTGCGCGACCAGGTACAGCCCCAGTCCCCCGAGCGCGGCGTCCCGGCCGACCGCCGGGACCGGCGGGACGTCGCCGGTGGCGTCGCCGACCTCGATCAGCCAGCCGGTGCCGGTGTCGGTGACGACCACCTGCACCGGCGCTCCACCGTGCCGCAGGCCGTTGCTCACCAGCTCCTCGAACACCAGGAGCAGCCGTTCGAGGTCGTCCTCCGCGGCGCCCGGCGGCAGACCGCCGTCGTCGAGGGAGGCGCGCAGGCGCAGCCGCAGCGAGCGGAGCTCGGCGAGCGTGGTGGGCCGGCCGTCGACGACCGCCCGTGCGGGCGGTCCGTGCTCCGGCCGGGGCAGGCATGCCCACAGCGCCTCGGTCATGACCCTCGTTCCGGCGACGGTGCCGGCCGGCGGCACGGACTGTTCCGACCGGGGACGGCGACGCCCCCGCGGCCTCGAGCCCACCACAGCGAAGCGGGGCGCCGTCCCGGCCAGGTGGTCACGCTAACCCAGTCGGGGGATGGTCGCGCCCGAGCACGGCCAGTGACTCGCCGTCGGCAGCCCCGCCCCCGGGCCGCGGCATCCTCCTGCCCGCCGGCCGCGGCCGGCGGGCGCGGTCTCGGCTGCTGTGCTGGAGTGGGTCGGTGATCCGCAACGTCGTCGTCGGCCGGGTGCGCGCCGGAGTTCCGCGGGAGCAGGTCGAAGGAGCTCTGGCGGCGATCGTCGCCCTCGACCCGCCGGGTTGCCTCGACATGCGGGCCGGGATCGACGCCGGCCTGCGTCCCGGCAACTGGAGCTTCTCGATCACTGCCGACTTCGCCGACGCGGACGCCTACCGGGCCTACGACGCCGAGGCCGAGCACAACCGGGTCCGGCGGGAGCTGTTCGCCCCGATCAGCGAGGAGATCGTGCGGATCCAGTTCGAGACCTGAGCGCGTGCGCCGGCGTCACCGCCGCCCGCGCGGTTCTTCCATGGAGGACACCAGTCATGAGGATCGTCGGCATCCGCCGGGACGGCGGCGCGGTCGAGGTGGCGTCGCTGTCCGAGGGCGGCACGCAGATCACCCTCGTCGCCGGCCTCGAGGAGTTCTGGGCCGACGCCGCCGGCCACCTCGGCCGCCCGCCGGCCGGGCCGACCGTGCCGGCGGCGGACGTTGGAGTTCGTCCCGCCAGTGGTGCCCGGCGCGCGGGTGATCTGCATCGGGCTGAACTACCTCGAGCACGTCGCCGAGGGCTCCTTCCGCGACCAGGAGATCCCGCCGCACCCCACGCTGTTCGCCCGCTGGACGGCCTCGCTCACCGTGGGCGGCGCGGAGGTGCTGGTCCCCGCCGACGAGGACGGCCTGGACTGGGAGGGCGAGGTCGTGGCTACCTGGGCTCGACGCTGGTCGACGCCTCCCCCAACGAGGTGCTGGCTACCGTCGTCGGCTACTCGACGTTCAACGACCTCACCTCCCGCCGGGCGCAGAAGCTCACCAGCCAGCAAGAACGGCGACAGCTCCGGTCCGGGCCTCTGGTTCCCGCGGCCGAGGTCGGTGACCTGCGCGACGGCCTGCGCGTGCAGACGCGGGTCAACGGCGAGACGGTCCAGGACAAGCAGCGGC encodes the following:
- a CDS encoding ATP-binding SpoIIE family protein phosphatase, translated to MTEALWACLPRPEHGPPARAVVDGRPTTLAELRSLRLRLRASLDDGGLPPGAAEDDLERLLLVFEELVSNGLRHGGAPVQVVVTDTGTGWLIEVGDATGDVPPVPAVGRDAALGGLGLYLVAQIAGAHGWTADGDGRKVVWARADFTGETGSAAAPVATSPAPVTAAPVGAAAPVSPSGAGPRVTRGAGTAPDRRRRSRSLPRRLSVAVAVVVLLLTLGLAWVTSAVNASNNERLLEQQIAEIATLLSAQVAVLQTQMADAGQVAAATAGEPGPFTRFAAATVSPPELSLSLWRVSGNQVEQVAVHGPAPLLAGDEATSFFTGLEPAGQLSVAGILDGPEPRLAYALRPGNTGGLVVHAEVPLNRRVSVPAGDAYSGLDLAVFLGRTTSPEQLVQTTAPLPIEGDTATRRVPFGDGELTVVAASRSSLTGPLSAALPWIVLGVGGALAVGGGTIVEILSRRRAVAERLAADNAELYRRQRGIAGTLQHALLPEVPRVEGLELAARYVAGADELEVGGDWYDVIPGPAGRWVFVVGDISGQGLPAATTMASLRFAVRAYVAQGDDIATVMHKLGGLLDVHVDHQFATVLLGELDPAEGVVRIASAGHFPPLLISGSRAEYLDCRVGPPVGVATDVPAVTETRVAGPATLLAFTDGAVERRGEDVDTGLERLRTAAVAAVGRPLPAVLDRLMQLPIDDGGRDDTVILALRWGS
- a CDS encoding Dabb family protein, coding for MIRNVVVGRVRAGVPREQVEGALAAIVALDPPGCLDMRAGIDAGLRPGNWSFSITADFADADAYRAYDAEAEHNRVRRELFAPISEEIVRIQFET